In the genome of Rhopalosiphum padi isolate XX-2018 chromosome 1, ASM2088224v1, whole genome shotgun sequence, the window TCATGGACGTACGCGACGACTGGTCTGGACTCGAAGAATTTCAACACTTTGGTTTTGAGTCGATTGACAACGCCACAACGGATTCCCGTTAATCCTGAATTCGGCTAACGGTTCAAATTTCCATTGATAGGTACGTTCTGAGTTTCTGACTGCCGTATAATCATCACCTTCTTCTCTAAACAACTATCGTTGTACACTTATACCGCgttctgtaaattattttatccttaatttttttaccgCCGCGTAAACAttctatttatagtaaattaataatattgtcattttaaaaatgattcgtTCAACGCTTTTGGTGATGTTGATGCTGACGGCTGTAGTAGTTGCAAAAAAATCGCCCGATGGTCAAAAACCGTCGTGGGCTAAAAAAGATATTAGCTCTTATTCCGAGGCCGACATGGAGCGATTGCTTGACCAGTGGgaggtagatattattataattatagcgtTTGAATATAACCTTGACAAATGcattacaattttcaatacCAACTAAATCAAAACAAGTCATAACATAGTTTACTTGGAAGTACACatgttttagaattttatattatcaatgcattttttatatatctgaTAAATTCTATAGGAAGACGAAGAGCCTTTGGAACCCGACGAGCTACCTGAACACTTGAGACCTCCCGTCAATATTGATCCAACTTTGgtaactttaaaattactttattactaCTTTATtacttagtattatttttaatatttactacctaattaaatttaatatttctctaacttaacaaatattattacataccagtcattcaaatttaattcaataatcaaaaattaaacagaatattttataaattactttttacttttaaaatacaaataatacaatataaaattactgataaatattatatacaaaatcgtcagcattattattaaaacatttgtaaaaGTACCTGACAGTCACTATCCTTAGATCGTCTGTTACATCATGATATTGGAAAATGGtggtgtacattttttttaaatgtaattcggTACACTCTTTTAATTGCTGTTAGAATTCAGCTTTCTTTtccaatatgtttaatattatattaatgtttaaaaacagtTAACCTTGTTGTCTTCAGGTAtaaccattatttattaatatttagaaactATTAGGTTTCAATCAATATGAAAGATTATAATCTAcatctacaaaatataatgaagataatttaataaattacttgtcCAACTTTTCTATGCTGTATTTAAAGTTGTAATGATTAATTTGTGGTTTACAGTTAGGAAATGATCCAGATGCCTtgttaaaactatcaaaaaaagGCAAAACTTTAATGACTTTTGTGAAAGTTTCACCTAAGTATAATAAAGATGATGtcgaaaaaataaccaaaatctGGCAATCAAGTCTTTGGAACAACCACATTCAAGCAGAAAGGTttgaaaagtttaatttattagatttttttagactatttatttatattttaaatatgtagaatgtaaattattttaaaattataattcaggaGTGTCCTTAGAAAGTGTTCGAGAAGgcacctttttatttttattatataaaattttgatcattattattttgttgacaatgaaagtaatttattatggagAGGGGGTTGGAACTTTGCCCCCCTCCCCCTGGAGACTTGActgttatactaaaattaaatcgaTGTTAGTGTagcattatttgtgtttttctgTAATCGTGCtttcaaatataaacaaaacacgTTTTAATAATGGTTAGTCCATtcacttaattttttaatttattattatttgtctgtatttgtctatatatatatatatgaatattaactgttttttagcattattattacatatataacatattataatcattgataGAGCTCAgatcttaaata includes:
- the LOC132921375 gene encoding LDLR chaperone boca isoform X2: MIRSTLLVMLMLTAVVVAKKSPDGQKPSWAKKDISSYSEADMERLLDQWEEDEEPLEPDELPEHLRPPVNIDPTLLGNDPDALLKLSKKGKTLMTFVKVSPKYNKDDVEKITKIWQSSLWNNHIQAERFMVDDNRAIFMYKDGSQAWDAKDFLIQQEDCVDVTIENQVYKGPASPFVEGNVEKVEL